Below is a genomic region from Actinoallomurus bryophytorum.
CTCTAAGCTGCCCCGCATGCGCCTCACCCGATCAGATCCTCGGGGCTGACGGGCAGGGCGGGTGAGCCGGGTGCACGTCGCGAAGAGCGAAGGTCCGGCCGCTGCGTCTGACCGGTAGCCGGTGGAGACGGGCACTCGCGTCACCCCGTGGCGGGCGAACGTTGCCGAACGCGACATCAGACTTGCACTATTTGTTGTCTTGAACCAGTCGTGTTTATAGCGATAGGTTCTGGCGCTATGACCGCATCCCAGACGCCGACCATCGCCGAGGAGCTTCGCGGTGCCGGCCTGCGGGTGACGGCCGCCCGCGTCGCTCTGCTCAAGACCGTCCGGGACGGTGACCACCTCGGCGTGGAGGCGATCGCCTCCGGGGTGCGTGATCGCGTGGGCCATGTCTCCCTCCAAGCCGTGTACGAGGCCCTTCACGCGCTCACCGCGGCGGGACTCGTACGCCGCATCGAGCCGGCCGGCAGCCCGGCCCGGTTCGAGGGCCGCGTCGGGGACAACCACCATCACGTCGTGTGCCGGTCGTGCGGTGTCGTCGCCGACGTCGACTGCGCCGTCGGTGAGGTGCCCTGCCTGACCGCGTCCAACGACCGCGGCTTCGTGATCGACGAGGCCGAGGTCATCTACTGGGGCCTTTGCCCCGACTGCTCCACCGCAACCAGTCCCTGAGCACACCCGGAAGGATTTCAGTGTCTGACAAGCCTGACGCCGTTGTCGGCGACATGAACGAGGAGAGCGCGGGCGGATGCCCGGTCTCGGCCGGACGCTTCAATCACCCCACTGAGGGCGGGAGCAACCGTGACTGGTGGCCGAACCGGCTCAACCTGACGATTCTGCGCAAGCACCCCGCCGTGGCCAACCCCATGGGCGAGGACTTCGACTACGCCGCGGAGTTCAAGACCGTCGACCTCGACGCCCTGGCGAGGGACGTCGACGAGGTGCTGACGACGTCGCAGGAGTGGTGGCCCGCCGACTTCGGCCACTACGGCCCGTTCATGATCCGGATGGCGTGGCACAGCGCCGGCACGTACCGCATCGACGACGGCCGCGGGGGTGCGGGCGCCGGCATGCAGCGTTTCGCGCCGCTCAACAGCTGGCCCGACAACGGCAACCTCGACAAGGCACGCCGGCTGCTCTGGCCGGTGAAGAAGAAGTACGGCCGCAAGATCTCGTGGGCCGACCTGATGATCTTTACGGGCAACCGCGCCCTGGAGACGATGGGCTTCACGACCTTCGGCTTCGCCGGTGGCCGGGAGGACGTCTGGGAGCCCGACGAGGACGTCTACTGGGGGCCCGAGCGCACCTGGCTGGGCGACGACCGGTACACCGGTGACCGCGAGCTGGAGAACCCGCTGGCCGCGGTCCAGATGGGCCTCATCTACGTCAACCCCGAGGGCCCGAACGGCAACCCGGACCCGCTCGCCGCGGCCCGTGACATCCGCGAGACGTTCGCGCGGATGGCCATGAACGACGAGGAGACCATCGCGCTGATCGCGGGTGGGCACACGTTCGGCAAGACCCACGGCGCGGCCGACCCGGACCAGTACGTCGGCGCCGAGCCCGAGGGCGCCGCTCTGGAGGAGCAGGGCCTCGGCTGGAAGAACACCTTCGGGACCGGCAAGGGCCGTGACGCGATCACCAGCGGCATCGAGGTCACCTGGACGGCCACGCCGACGACGTGGAGCAACAGCTTCTTCGACAACCTCTTCGGTTACGAGTGGGAGCTGACCAAGAGCCCCGCCGGGGCCAACCAGTGGCAGCCGAAGGACGGCGCCGGGGCCGGCACCGTACCGGACCCCGAGGACGGTTCGCTGTCGCGGCCGCCGACGATGCTGACGACCGACCTCGCGCTGCGCTTCGACCCGATCTACGAACCGATCTCGCGCCGCTTCCACGAGAACCCCCAGGAGTTCGCCGACGCGTTCGCCCGTGCGTGGTTCAAGCTGACGCACCGCGACATGGGCCCGATCCAGCGCTACCTCGGCCCGCTGGTCCCGCAGGAGACGCTGATCTGGCAGGACCCCGTCCCCGCCCTCGACCACGAGCTCGTCGGGGACGAGGACGTCGCGGCGCTCAAGGACAAGATCCTCGGCTCCGGGCTGTCGGTCTCCCAGCTCGTCTCCACCGCATGGGCGTCGGCCTCGACGTTCCGCGGCAGCGACAAGCGCGGCGGGGCGAACGGCGCGCGCATCCGCCTCGAGCCGCAGAACGGGTGGGAGGTCAACGACCCCGACACCCTGGCGACGGTGCTGCGCACGCTCGAGGGCGTCCAGGAGGCCTTCAACAGCTCCCAGACCGGCGGGAAGAAGATCTCGCTCGCCGACCTCATCGTGCTCGGCGGGTGTGCCGCCGTCGAGCAGGCCGCCAAGAACGCCGGCCACGACATCCAGGTCCCCTTCACGCCGGGACGTACGGACGCGTCGCAGGAGCAGACCGACGGGGAGTCCTTCGCCCCGCTCGAGCCGACCGCCGACGGGTTCCGCAACTACCGCGGAAAGGGCGACCGGCTGCCGTCCGAGTTCCTCCTGGTCGACCGCGCGAACCTGCTGACCCTGAGCGCACCCGAGATGACCGTCCTCGTGGGCGGCCTGCGTGTCCTGGGTGCGAACACCGGTCAGTCCCCGCTGGGCGTCCTCACCTCGACGCCCGGGACGCTGACCAACGACTTCTTCGCGAACCTGCTGGACATGGGTACGGAGTGGACGGCGGTGTCGGAGGACGCGGAGACCTTCGAGGGCCGCGACCGCGCCACGGGCGAGGTCAGGTGGACCGGCAGCCGCTCCGACCTCGTCTTCGGGTCGAACTCCGAGCTGCGCGCAGTCGCGGAGGTCTACGCGAGTGACGACGCGAAGGACAAGTTCACCCGCGACTTCGTCGCGGCGTGGGACAAGGTGATGAACCTCGACCGGTACGACCTGGTCTGATCATGACGTCCAGGCCGGCCCACACCGGCCGGCCTGGACGCCCTCTGCCGGTGTACCTCTGTGAACCGGTTGCCGAGCTTGAGGCCATCCTCGCCGGCGACCTCTTGGAATTCTGACCCCGGCCCGTAAGGGTCCGTCCGCGCGCCCGGCCACGGCCGGAGCCACGCGAGCTCGCGGCTCGATCACGGCACCAGAGACAGATTTGTGAAGTCCTGGCAGTCGCGAGCGTACGGCAACGCCGCCCATTCACCCCGTCATTTCAAAGGGACCTGAAAAGGTACCCCGGTCGTTTTCAAAGCACCTGAAAAGCCTGGACCGCGAGCGAGCCGAATCTGAGGATGACCACGCCCGCCGGTTCCGTATGAGGCCGGTCGGCCGCGATGCACCCGAGCCGGGTGGCATCGGCCGGGCGATCAGCCTGAGTGGACGGGACTGGCGAGGGGGACAAGGTGAGCGCGCCTCAAGGCGGCATGCCGGCGGACTACGGGCGACGGCTGGAAGAGCTACGGCGGTTGCGGAGCGACGTCGACGACGTGACCGCCACTGCCAGATCCCGCAACGGCGACGTGTGGCTGGAGGTCGGCGCGAGCGGCGAGCTGCGCGCCATCCGGTTCGGCCCGCAGGCACTGAAGCAGCTGAGCGCCCAGCGGCTGGCCCAGACGATCATGACGCTGGTCACCGAGGCACGTGAGGACGCGGCCGGCCGGGCGAAGGAGATGACCGCCGCGTTCCTCCCGGAGGACATGGCGGAGCGCCTGCGCGATGGCGAGACGGACCTCATGGCCTTTCTTCCACCCCCTCCCCGCGTTCCGGAATTCGGCCAGGACTGAGCCGTGGGCGCACCGGGTTATGACGTCACGTTCGACACGTGGTCGAAGGCCGGACACGGGATATCGGGCGCGGCCGACACCTTGTCGCTCGCGGTCGACTCGCTGTGTCATTCGCTGGCCGCCGCCGGCCAGCCGTGGGGAAGCGACGAGATCGGCCAGGCGTTCTTCAACGGCGCCGAGGGCGCGGCGGGTTTCGGCGTGGTCCGGGATTCGGTGCTGTCCGGCCTGGCGGACACGGTCAACCTGCTGCGCGCCACGGGCGGCACCCTGGTCGTGACCGGCCAGAACTACCGGCTCGCCGAGGAGGCGAGCACGGTGGGCGGCTCGTTGCCCCAAGGCGCGGACAAGGACGCCTTGGCCGAACAGCGTCCCTACCACCTGCCCGCGGTGACCGCGGGGCTGGCGCATTCGGATCCTCCGCCGTCGGTCGTACGGCAGATGGCCAACCTTCTGGCGAAGCTGGTCGGGGGTTGTGAGTGGCCGGACGGCGACATGGCGGGACTCGCCTCGGTGAAGGCCGCGTTCGACGAGGCCGCCAAGTCGGTCCTCGGTGCCGCGCAGAACCTGGACGACCACGCACGGACGGTGACGGCGAACAACGCCGGCGAGGCGGTGGACAAATTCGGCTCGTTCGCCGCCGCGTTGCGAGGAGGCGGGGAAGAGGGCGGGTTGCTCTGGCTC
It encodes:
- the katG gene encoding catalase/peroxidase HPI yields the protein MNEESAGGCPVSAGRFNHPTEGGSNRDWWPNRLNLTILRKHPAVANPMGEDFDYAAEFKTVDLDALARDVDEVLTTSQEWWPADFGHYGPFMIRMAWHSAGTYRIDDGRGGAGAGMQRFAPLNSWPDNGNLDKARRLLWPVKKKYGRKISWADLMIFTGNRALETMGFTTFGFAGGREDVWEPDEDVYWGPERTWLGDDRYTGDRELENPLAAVQMGLIYVNPEGPNGNPDPLAAARDIRETFARMAMNDEETIALIAGGHTFGKTHGAADPDQYVGAEPEGAALEEQGLGWKNTFGTGKGRDAITSGIEVTWTATPTTWSNSFFDNLFGYEWELTKSPAGANQWQPKDGAGAGTVPDPEDGSLSRPPTMLTTDLALRFDPIYEPISRRFHENPQEFADAFARAWFKLTHRDMGPIQRYLGPLVPQETLIWQDPVPALDHELVGDEDVAALKDKILGSGLSVSQLVSTAWASASTFRGSDKRGGANGARIRLEPQNGWEVNDPDTLATVLRTLEGVQEAFNSSQTGGKKISLADLIVLGGCAAVEQAAKNAGHDIQVPFTPGRTDASQEQTDGESFAPLEPTADGFRNYRGKGDRLPSEFLLVDRANLLTLSAPEMTVLVGGLRVLGANTGQSPLGVLTSTPGTLTNDFFANLLDMGTEWTAVSEDAETFEGRDRATGEVRWTGSRSDLVFGSNSELRAVAEVYASDDAKDKFTRDFVAAWDKVMNLDRYDLV
- a CDS encoding YbaB/EbfC family nucleoid-associated protein, with translation MSAPQGGMPADYGRRLEELRRLRSDVDDVTATARSRNGDVWLEVGASGELRAIRFGPQALKQLSAQRLAQTIMTLVTEAREDAAGRAKEMTAAFLPEDMAERLRDGETDLMAFLPPPPRVPEFGQD
- a CDS encoding Fur family transcriptional regulator: MTASQTPTIAEELRGAGLRVTAARVALLKTVRDGDHLGVEAIASGVRDRVGHVSLQAVYEALHALTAAGLVRRIEPAGSPARFEGRVGDNHHHVVCRSCGVVADVDCAVGEVPCLTASNDRGFVIDEAEVIYWGLCPDCSTATSP